One window from the genome of Streptomyces sp. NBC_00597 encodes:
- a CDS encoding ABC transporter permease: MTSHHGPAPASRRSVRTLLQLIGYGALASYQDYRAMFTWRSWLGGWLVRLLCQVLFFANLGALLGSPAQQGYLALGNAVVLGPLGALGVVSSTVGERRSGTLQFLLISRTPPFLALASRGLHWVADGLLTSTVALLAVHLLLPVPLHWAALPAILFVNALMTLGCYCLALCLSGISLRMPESRMYLTAGTTIVLLLVAGVNTSVPHSGALAWVARVLPVSHGLSAVRQLAHDGTLSVALVLHEALILAGWAAIGFLVLTHGLRHTVRSGSLTLR; encoded by the coding sequence ATGACTAGCCACCACGGTCCCGCTCCGGCGAGCCGGCGTTCCGTACGGACACTGCTCCAGCTGATCGGCTACGGCGCCCTCGCCAGCTACCAGGACTACCGGGCCATGTTCACCTGGCGCTCCTGGCTCGGCGGCTGGCTGGTCAGGCTGCTGTGCCAGGTGCTCTTCTTCGCCAACCTCGGAGCGCTCCTCGGCTCGCCCGCACAGCAGGGCTACCTCGCCCTCGGCAACGCCGTCGTGCTCGGCCCGCTCGGCGCGCTCGGCGTGGTCTCCTCGACCGTGGGCGAACGCCGCTCGGGAACCTTGCAGTTCCTGCTGATCAGCCGCACGCCGCCGTTCCTCGCGCTGGCCTCGCGCGGGCTGCACTGGGTCGCCGACGGCCTGCTGACCTCGACCGTCGCGCTGCTCGCCGTGCACCTGCTGCTTCCGGTCCCGCTCCACTGGGCGGCGCTGCCCGCCATCCTGTTCGTGAACGCCCTGATGACCCTGGGCTGTTACTGCCTCGCCCTGTGCCTGTCCGGGATCAGCCTGCGGATGCCCGAGTCCCGGATGTACCTGACGGCCGGCACCACCATCGTGCTGTTGCTGGTGGCCGGGGTGAACACCTCCGTACCGCACAGCGGGGCGCTCGCCTGGGTCGCCCGGGTGCTCCCGGTGAGCCACGGGCTGTCCGCCGTCCGGCAGCTGGCGCACGACGGCACCCTGTCGGTGGCGCTCGTACTGCACGAGGCCCTGATCCTCGCGGGCTGGGCCGCGATCGGCTTCCTGGTGCTCACCCACGGCCTGCGGCACACGGTCCGCTCGGGATCCCTCACCCTGCGCTGA
- a CDS encoding DNA/RNA non-specific endonuclease translates to MISPRWRRILPGLLLAWSLTATGTATAAAADGQAPTAQASPRKAGSVDPNGLTGVPAPGKTRPATMTPGESCGPTPAGSRERKAGAVKGCVTSIATPAAPAGRKSLAAAPQAAPAAAADSGSCALAAPRTWYYNRFAYCVHGLTVLYTLKDSNDKEIGTGTLDVSSSAVLPAKGTTWSEFVRVTMTGATGAVTTLSVRFRPACSAGCKVTKSPRWTGKTIIKDQVLNGDVVYESTPAPGTKVDFTTSYELFVTSPGAQITDPNASWSNPEKIRCDDAVRDTTTSAAPDPGCVVPSYMPVVKMSDQPTPQGAGAAAAGYLWAQSNLPDGWGRAKPLTRAKGDVAGRTARTCGTFQARTDLVSNDSCGEFPFAVTREGGTDGAQCAEILPRHSTRGGWVTDVLDGGTSSPCARAHVPLADKQAAEAQLAEGFENQRVVEDDQFKVEISGSIAEPQAVCRQNAPAGSVPSGNGWIKNTTAPVPHVNKTVPLSPAGTRAERAQACLGIAPPKGTEAEGDITGWADADAFRTANSTTAGLARCHLIPNVLGGKGGKNDGGPDNLVPCWQSGMNTGTPSMRTYEAVAQRAAREVKDGGILGPNDAIFYQVTPDYLNSDSTIPQAVTMSARVERSDGTSQPLFPDVYITNTQKNTGQLNLGN, encoded by the coding sequence ATGATTTCACCACGCTGGAGACGAATACTTCCCGGTCTCCTCCTCGCATGGAGTCTCACCGCGACCGGCACCGCGACCGCCGCCGCCGCCGACGGCCAGGCGCCGACGGCGCAGGCGTCCCCCCGCAAGGCGGGCAGCGTCGACCCGAACGGTCTGACCGGCGTTCCCGCCCCCGGCAAGACCCGGCCCGCCACGATGACTCCCGGAGAGAGCTGCGGGCCCACGCCAGCCGGCTCCCGCGAGCGCAAGGCGGGCGCCGTGAAGGGCTGTGTCACCTCGATCGCCACCCCGGCGGCCCCGGCCGGGCGAAAGTCCCTCGCTGCCGCACCGCAGGCGGCGCCTGCTGCCGCCGCCGACTCGGGCAGCTGTGCGCTCGCAGCCCCCAGGACGTGGTACTACAACCGCTTTGCCTACTGCGTCCACGGCCTGACCGTGCTGTACACGCTCAAGGACAGCAACGACAAGGAGATCGGCACCGGCACGCTGGACGTTTCGAGCAGCGCCGTCCTGCCCGCCAAGGGCACGACGTGGAGCGAATTCGTCAGGGTGACCATGACCGGCGCGACCGGGGCCGTCACGACCCTGAGCGTGCGGTTCAGGCCCGCCTGCTCGGCCGGTTGCAAGGTCACCAAGTCGCCCCGGTGGACGGGTAAGACCATCATCAAGGACCAGGTCCTCAACGGAGACGTGGTCTACGAATCCACCCCGGCTCCCGGCACGAAGGTCGACTTCACGACGTCGTACGAGTTGTTCGTGACGTCTCCCGGCGCCCAGATCACGGACCCGAACGCCTCCTGGAGCAACCCGGAGAAGATCCGCTGCGACGACGCCGTCCGGGACACGACCACCTCCGCCGCTCCCGACCCCGGCTGCGTCGTGCCCAGCTACATGCCGGTCGTCAAGATGAGCGACCAGCCGACCCCGCAGGGCGCGGGAGCCGCGGCGGCCGGCTACCTGTGGGCCCAGAGCAATCTCCCCGACGGCTGGGGACGCGCCAAGCCGCTGACCCGGGCCAAGGGTGACGTAGCCGGCCGGACGGCTCGGACCTGCGGCACCTTCCAGGCCCGGACGGACCTCGTTTCGAACGACAGCTGCGGCGAGTTCCCCTTCGCGGTCACCCGTGAAGGCGGAACCGACGGCGCTCAGTGCGCCGAGATCCTCCCCCGTCACAGCACCCGCGGGGGGTGGGTCACCGACGTGCTGGACGGCGGCACGAGCAGCCCTTGCGCGCGCGCCCACGTCCCGCTCGCGGACAAGCAGGCAGCCGAGGCGCAGCTCGCCGAAGGTTTCGAGAACCAGCGAGTGGTGGAAGACGACCAGTTCAAGGTGGAGATCAGCGGTTCGATCGCCGAACCGCAGGCCGTCTGCCGTCAGAACGCTCCCGCCGGTTCGGTCCCTTCCGGCAACGGGTGGATCAAGAACACCACCGCACCGGTCCCGCACGTCAACAAGACCGTACCCCTGAGTCCGGCGGGTACTCGGGCGGAAAGGGCGCAGGCTTGCCTGGGCATCGCGCCCCCGAAGGGCACCGAGGCGGAGGGGGACATCACCGGCTGGGCGGACGCCGACGCGTTCCGCACGGCCAACTCGACCACGGCCGGACTCGCCCGGTGCCATCTGATACCCAACGTCCTCGGCGGCAAGGGTGGAAAGAACGACGGCGGACCGGACAACCTCGTCCCCTGCTGGCAGTCGGGGATGAACACCGGAACGCCCAGCATGCGGACCTACGAGGCCGTGGCTCAAAGGGCGGCGAGGGAGGTCAAGGACGGCGGCATCCTCGGGCCGAACGACGCGATCTTCTATCAGGTGACGCCGGACTACCTGAACAGCGACAGCACGATTCCGCAGGCGGTCACGATGAGCGCTAGGGTCGAGCGGTCGGACGGAACGTCGCAGCCGCTGTTCCCCGACGTCTACATCACCAACACCCAGAAGAACACCGGACAGCTGAACCTCGGAAACTAG
- a CDS encoding helix-turn-helix transcriptional regulator — MGLDDTLVDAKELQDSDMAVYGWVVEHGTGCADAVAAGTGMSREDAAAGVERLLRLRLLQESSDEPTTVFAVAPETAAAQLAAPVEARILRQQQQLARLREELLRAAPSYDRRRSASGSLEVLENLHIVRDALKQASERCRTEIIASQPGGGARVSEAMEEALVRDQAILERGVRLRTLYHHTARFNGPSQAYVAAASALGGEYRTVHELFGRLIVFDRETAFIPVQDGSWGAVVIRQPSTVNYLCEIFEQTWDRATPFTAAVGQQLETVSREIHETIVRLLAAGLKDEAIARRLGMSLRTARRHIADIMEELGAGSRFQAGVRAAERGLLDIEGPTEPLTAS, encoded by the coding sequence TTGGGACTGGACGACACGCTGGTGGATGCCAAGGAACTACAGGACTCCGACATGGCCGTGTACGGCTGGGTGGTCGAGCACGGCACGGGTTGCGCGGACGCCGTCGCCGCGGGCACGGGGATGAGTCGCGAGGACGCAGCTGCCGGTGTCGAGCGCCTGCTGCGGCTCCGCCTGCTGCAGGAAAGCTCCGACGAACCCACCACGGTCTTCGCCGTGGCGCCCGAGACCGCGGCCGCTCAGCTCGCCGCTCCCGTGGAAGCCCGGATCCTGCGGCAACAGCAGCAACTCGCTCGCCTCCGGGAAGAACTCCTGCGTGCCGCCCCGTCCTACGACCGGCGCCGTTCGGCCTCCGGGTCGCTGGAGGTCCTGGAGAACCTCCACATCGTGCGCGACGCCCTCAAGCAGGCCTCCGAACGGTGCCGCACCGAGATCATCGCCAGCCAGCCCGGCGGTGGTGCCCGGGTCTCCGAGGCGATGGAAGAAGCCCTGGTCCGCGACCAGGCCATCCTCGAACGCGGCGTCCGGCTGCGCACCCTCTACCACCACACGGCACGCTTCAACGGGCCCAGTCAGGCCTACGTCGCAGCGGCCTCGGCCCTGGGCGGGGAGTACCGCACCGTGCACGAGCTGTTCGGCCGTCTGATCGTCTTCGACCGCGAGACCGCGTTCATCCCCGTCCAGGACGGCAGTTGGGGAGCCGTGGTGATCCGGCAGCCGTCCACCGTGAACTACCTGTGCGAGATCTTCGAGCAGACCTGGGACCGGGCCACGCCGTTCACCGCCGCGGTCGGCCAGCAACTGGAGACGGTCTCCCGGGAGATCCACGAGACGATCGTGCGACTGCTGGCCGCCGGGCTGAAGGACGAGGCGATCGCCCGCCGCCTGGGTATGTCGCTGCGCACGGCCCGCCGCCACATCGCCGACATCATGGAGGAGCTGGGCGCCGGAAGCCGCTTCCAGGCCGGCGTCCGCGCCGCGGAGCGGGGCTTGCTGGACATCGAGGGACCGACCGAACCGCTCACCGCTTCCTAG
- a CDS encoding helix-turn-helix transcriptional regulator, which produces MADIADAPPSFTPREQQVLVLLSEGETYCRIASRLGISRHTVDTYLRHLRRKTGTTNRTQLAVLASQLGFRS; this is translated from the coding sequence ATGGCCGACATCGCCGATGCACCGCCCAGCTTCACGCCCCGCGAACAGCAGGTGCTCGTCCTCCTGTCAGAAGGGGAGACCTACTGCCGCATCGCGAGCCGTCTGGGCATCAGCCGGCACACGGTCGACACCTACCTGCGCCATCTGCGGAGGAAGACCGGCACCACCAACCGCACACAGCTGGCGGTGCTCGCGTCCCAACTGGGCTTCCGGTCCTGA